One part of the Candidatus Dormiibacterota bacterium genome encodes these proteins:
- a CDS encoding Stp1/IreP family PP2C-type Ser/Thr phosphatase translates to MKIESAGLSDVGRKRKSNEDSFAISEDGALFVVADGMGGHAAGEVASRLAVESIERHISGSDPRKEPTIPASFRSPSEDEAGLPAPARRVLNAIRLANQEIVRSVRHDSSKRGMGTTVVIAHIHGSRAYIGSVGDSRAYLVRDGALSQLTSDHTLVNEQVRAGALSTQEARRHPARNILTRAVGSQEDVEPDLVEQDLRPGDLLLLCSDGLTTMVEDADILKTVLAHQEDPASGCRALVDQANDHGGDDNVTVILARAGR, encoded by the coding sequence GTGAAGATCGAAAGCGCCGGGCTCAGCGATGTCGGCCGCAAGCGGAAGTCGAACGAGGACTCGTTCGCCATCTCCGAGGACGGCGCCCTGTTCGTCGTGGCCGACGGGATGGGGGGGCACGCCGCGGGCGAGGTGGCGTCGCGCCTGGCGGTCGAGTCGATCGAGAGGCATATCTCCGGCTCCGACCCCCGCAAGGAGCCGACCATTCCCGCCTCGTTCCGTTCACCGAGCGAAGACGAGGCCGGCCTGCCCGCCCCGGCACGGCGCGTGCTGAACGCCATCCGTCTCGCCAACCAGGAGATCGTGCGCTCGGTCCGGCACGACAGCAGCAAGCGCGGCATGGGGACGACGGTGGTGATCGCCCACATCCATGGATCGCGCGCCTACATCGGCTCGGTCGGCGACAGCCGGGCGTACCTGGTCCGCGACGGCGCCTTGAGCCAGCTGACGTCGGACCACACCCTGGTGAACGAGCAGGTTCGCGCCGGCGCTTTGAGCACCCAGGAGGCGCGCCGGCACCCGGCGCGCAACATCCTGACCCGTGCGGTCGGCAGCCAGGAGGACGTCGAGCCGGATCTCGTCGAGCAGGATCTCCGTCCCGGTGACCTTCTTCTTCTGTGCTCCGACGGCCTGACGACCATGGTCGAGGACGCCGATATCTTGAAGACCGTCCTCGCCCATCAGGAGGACCCGGCCTCCGGATGCAGGGCGCTCGTCGATCAGGCCAACGATCACGGCGGCGACGACAACGTCACGGTCATCCTGGCGCGCGCCGGCCGGTAG
- a CDS encoding tetratricopeptide repeat protein: MRLLRSIRNLLGNYQLKSGLYHYYRGEAKQAIEFLTRVLQAPETPESDRRMAIYYLTQTHIAAAEKFEEAKNVEAAVEGYREALALTPDYPDIHFRMGGLYARFDLSLEAIECYRRAVSLHPGYLEARVQLAFLLLETGQKEEAHKEFAAARDLAVRAIDEPFQRAQDALARGDGREGEEWMREAFLRRPESFAFHYGRALRFLTEGQHERAAEDFRLASELNPNFADVHNYIGVALGELDRWDESVAAFRRALEANPEYPFARLNLAFALAEGGHDKEAVEELREILAREPNNEPALVKLQELSAPKKERTRVQG; encoded by the coding sequence ATGCGGCTGCTCAGGTCGATCAGAAACCTGCTCGGCAACTACCAGCTCAAGTCGGGGCTGTACCACTACTACCGCGGCGAGGCGAAGCAGGCGATCGAGTTTCTCACGCGCGTGCTGCAGGCCCCCGAGACGCCTGAGTCGGACCGTCGCATGGCGATCTACTACCTGACGCAGACCCACATCGCCGCCGCGGAGAAGTTCGAGGAGGCGAAGAACGTCGAGGCGGCGGTGGAAGGATATCGCGAGGCCCTGGCTCTGACCCCCGACTACCCCGACATCCACTTCCGCATGGGGGGGCTGTACGCGCGCTTCGACCTGAGCCTGGAGGCGATCGAGTGCTACCGGCGCGCCGTCTCGCTGCACCCCGGTTACCTCGAGGCGCGGGTGCAGCTCGCCTTCCTCCTGCTCGAGACCGGCCAGAAGGAAGAGGCGCACAAGGAATTCGCGGCCGCGCGCGACCTGGCCGTGCGCGCCATCGACGAGCCGTTCCAGAGGGCTCAGGACGCCCTGGCCCGGGGCGACGGCCGCGAAGGCGAGGAGTGGATGCGCGAGGCCTTCCTGCGCCGCCCGGAGAGCTTCGCGTTCCACTACGGGCGTGCCCTGCGTTTCCTGACCGAGGGACAGCACGAGAGGGCGGCCGAGGATTTCCGCCTGGCCAGCGAGTTGAATCCGAATTTCGCCGATGTCCACAACTACATCGGCGTCGCCCTGGGGGAGCTCGACCGATGGGACGAGTCGGTCGCGGCGTTTCGCAGGGCGCTGGAGGCGAATCCGGAGTATCCTTTCGCCCGGCTCAACCTGGCCTTCGCCCTGGCGGAGGGCGGCCACGACAAAGAGGCCGTCGAGGAGCTGCGCGAGATCCTGGCGCGCGAGCCGAACAACGAGCCGGCGCTCGTCAAGCTCCAGGAGCTGTCGGCTCCGAAAAAAGAGAGGACCCGTGTCCAGGGGTAA
- a CDS encoding glycosyltransferase family 4 protein has translation MKILHTNFHRGWGGQPSRILMLSQVLKERGHLVTLAVPRGSELAIRAREAGIEVFDRLEFRKPKFLFKALRDVAVLARHLLGARYDLIDAHGSQDVWTTVLARRIAGATAPLVFTRHNTKRVRDHLFNRRLYAQHVDHLIVVSRSVLERYEPFFRKGVLAPERVSVVPSAYRPDRFNPGVSGGRVRTDLGFAPEVPLVGVVGRLVADKGQDDLLKAAPMILKARPATRFLLVGTGSRERDLKELAASLGVAPAVRFLGFRDDVPEVTAALNISVLPSIDCDASSAVLKEALACGVPAVATSIGGAAEILEDGVTGLIVPPRDPARLATAILTLLDDPEKARAMGRRGSREVAARFSPDRLADETLAVYKRVVESVRRDRP, from the coding sequence TTGAAGATTCTCCACACCAACTTCCACCGCGGCTGGGGCGGCCAGCCGTCCCGCATCCTGATGCTGTCCCAGGTCCTGAAAGAGCGCGGCCACCTTGTGACGCTGGCCGTGCCGCGCGGCTCCGAGCTGGCGATCCGCGCGCGCGAGGCGGGGATCGAGGTCTTCGACCGGCTCGAGTTCCGCAAGCCGAAGTTCCTCTTCAAGGCGCTGCGCGACGTGGCGGTCCTCGCGAGGCACCTGCTCGGGGCCCGCTACGACCTGATCGACGCGCACGGCTCGCAGGATGTCTGGACCACCGTCCTGGCCCGGAGGATCGCCGGTGCGACGGCCCCCCTGGTGTTCACGCGCCACAACACCAAGCGCGTCCGGGACCACCTGTTCAACCGCCGGCTGTACGCCCAGCACGTCGACCACCTCATCGTCGTCAGCCGGTCGGTCCTGGAGCGCTACGAGCCGTTTTTCCGGAAGGGCGTCCTCGCTCCGGAGCGTGTCTCGGTCGTGCCGTCGGCCTACCGTCCGGACCGTTTCAACCCGGGAGTCAGCGGCGGCCGCGTGCGGACCGATCTCGGATTCGCACCCGAGGTTCCCCTGGTCGGCGTGGTCGGCCGGCTGGTGGCGGACAAGGGGCAGGACGATCTGCTGAAGGCCGCGCCGATGATCTTGAAGGCGCGTCCCGCGACGCGCTTTCTCCTGGTGGGGACCGGCTCGCGCGAGCGCGATCTCAAGGAGCTCGCAGCGTCTCTCGGCGTGGCCCCGGCCGTGCGCTTTCTCGGTTTCCGCGACGACGTGCCGGAGGTCACCGCGGCGCTGAACATCTCCGTCCTTCCCTCGATCGACTGCGACGCCTCGTCCGCCGTCCTCAAGGAGGCCCTGGCGTGCGGTGTCCCGGCGGTCGCCACCTCGATCGGCGGAGCGGCCGAGATCCTGGAGGACGGCGTCACAGGCCTGATCGTCCCGCCGCGCGACCCGGCTCGTCTCGCCACGGCCATCCTGACGCTCCTCGACGACCCCGAGAAAGCGCGCGCCATGGGCCGGCGCGGCAGCCGCGAGGTCGCCGCCCGTTTCAGCCCCGATCGGCTGGCCGACGAGACGCTGGCGGTGTACAAAAGGGTGGTGGAGAGTGTCCGGAGGGATCGTCCATGA
- a CDS encoding DUF1259 domain-containing protein: MKTARDFASSSALMVLALVGLAEAPPTPPRPAAAADVDRLLEASGTWNATEQVYRVALPRSDVPVHVDGIPLPPFLGLTSWVAFKWTGTGTSMMMGDLVVFQDEVNPAMDALLARGAEVTALHNHFFYDDPRVFFMHVGGTGASLDLAGAVRGALDAVRKARQARPVPSATSGRPSPPKSALDAAALSAVLGVQGQSKDGMFKAVFGRKARHGDMEIGADMGINTWAAFAGGADDAIVDGDFAVREGELQQVLRTLRKGGVDIVAIHQHMTLEEPRLIFLHYWGRGEARRLAGTVRQALDGLAP; encoded by the coding sequence ATGAAAACCGCACGCGACTTCGCCTCGAGCTCGGCCCTGATGGTCCTCGCCCTCGTCGGTCTCGCGGAGGCGCCGCCCACCCCACCCAGACCGGCGGCCGCCGCCGACGTCGATCGTCTCCTCGAGGCGAGCGGGACCTGGAACGCCACGGAGCAGGTGTACAGGGTCGCCCTGCCGAGGAGCGACGTCCCGGTGCACGTGGACGGCATCCCCCTCCCACCGTTCCTGGGATTGACGTCCTGGGTCGCCTTCAAGTGGACCGGCACCGGGACATCGATGATGATGGGCGATCTGGTCGTCTTTCAGGACGAGGTCAACCCGGCGATGGACGCGCTCCTGGCGCGCGGCGCCGAGGTGACCGCCCTGCACAATCACTTCTTCTACGACGACCCGCGTGTTTTCTTCATGCACGTCGGCGGGACGGGGGCGAGCCTCGATCTGGCCGGCGCCGTGCGGGGCGCGCTGGACGCGGTTCGCAAGGCACGGCAGGCGCGCCCGGTCCCGTCCGCGACCAGCGGCCGTCCCTCCCCGCCGAAGAGCGCGCTCGACGCCGCGGCGCTGAGTGCTGTGCTCGGGGTGCAGGGACAATCCAAGGACGGAATGTTCAAGGCGGTCTTCGGCCGCAAGGCCCGGCACGGCGATATGGAGATCGGCGCCGACATGGGGATCAACACCTGGGCGGCCTTCGCAGGCGGAGCCGACGACGCGATCGTGGACGGTGATTTCGCCGTTCGGGAGGGGGAGCTGCAGCAGGTCCTCAGGACGCTCCGCAAGGGGGGCGTCGACATCGTCGCCATCCACCAGCACATGACGCTCGAGGAGCCGCGCCTGATCTTCCTCCATTACTGGGGACGCGGAGAAGCCAGGCGCCTGGCCGGGACCGTGAGGCAGGCGCTCGACGGCCTCGCGCCCTGA